A single window of Drosophila suzukii chromosome 3, CBGP_Dsuzu_IsoJpt1.0, whole genome shotgun sequence DNA harbors:
- the JIL-1 gene encoding chromosomal serine/threonine-protein kinase JIL-1: protein MSRLQKPHYEILSSGTSKSRRKNQNNPRELGSPTLEEQDQVVRNHINGHVMANGNGKKRKNSKSETLTNGKKSKLNQEGSGSGSGKTLVYNNNNNNNNSISATNGQYNKSSSKTTPASGRDYNYRETISPPTPPSPPSANVAEIVCISDAESDDDRDQERDYYDHDTEEEEPSGIGIGDSPIKSKTKSNNAAAAAAAAAAAAAASVATSSATPSYAMPTSNSTPLDLDNEAHQRDLETVTDLRSYVKLYSDEAVSLNDFKIIRVLGTGAYGRVFLVRKLTRHDAGKLYAMKVLNKITVVQKRKTAEHTKTERVVLEAVQRSPFLVSLHYAFQSSSKLYLVLDFANGGELFTHLYHAEHFEESRVRVYIAEVVLALEQLHQLGIIYRDIKLENILLDGEGHIVLSDFGLSKILTAENEYRAHSFCGTLEYMAPEIIRTGPPGHDSAVDWWSVGVLTFELLTGASPFATSDGQSQQSEISRRIQKEQPLIPSSFSANARDFVLKMLEKNPKRRLGGNHRDASEIKEHPFFHGINWQELRNKRRKAPYKPTLTAEDDVQNFSAEFTDQVPEDPECDSPPSRIRLFRGYTYVAPEHLEQMRRDNHCQIQYCNSGLQNIPSRPDDLDLGTLKESGAYGVCHFVVDSSSEMVFMAKVIPLSKFRLSEVDALISCALDTNSHKNIVSYHGTFRDKCETWIITEVLCGKELTECIGMDEESCREIFLQLVMAVRHIHSKHFIHGDLKPENVMFVSREDKAIKLVDFGNACYNSNFQSWKDKPRYTLDYAPPEMLADANLVTYSPAVDIYGLGATLYTLLVGHQPYRQNVDDVAHSAAAHHELRKRMRRETFNQRSKRWLNAGPAFRHLVSWCLQRDPVDRPTLVEILNSEWLQYGTNDPDVDIILPPEQQVVVDLSEDTMEHPTSGMSDEQKHLESRFDKTAEDEGVIVVSEFLDAPVPFSEPRTNAAISTAAVAPSDDEDLVVHERFEPAFEVQTDFYGFDEDAPPLQLPAEYYVELPLPQDDHMHMPPPPAPAPFPIELEATNRRPRTRQQRRTESQLLQPTPAEDSKASLRLLMQQLPPPADIVVARIPKRTQRVVRTLPPSFGTTRREENFHGFSKTANTWRKTRASWRHFCLLINGVQQVLKIRFKKTRRVYCLPNIKLEKMDHAYEKPLTFPRPKAQLKRAKREPKVPRPPTRVQPERARALRQQYLFQ from the exons ATGAGTCGCCTGCAGAAGCCACATTACGAGATCTTGAGCAGCGGCACAAGCAAGTCGCGTCGCAAGAATCAGAACAATCCCCGTGAATTGGGGTCACCAACCTTGGAGGAGCAGGATCAGGTGGTGCGTAATCATATAAACGGTCACGTCATGGCCAATGGCAATGGAAAAAAGCGAAAGAATAGTAAATCCGAAACGTTGACTAACGGCAAAAAGTCCAAACTGAATCAGGAGGGTTCTGGTTCGGGATCTGGCAAAACCCTGGtctataacaataataataacaacaacaacagcatcAGTGCCACCAATGGTCAGTACAACAAGAGCAGCAGTAAGACCACACCGGCATCTGGAAGGGATTACAATTACCGGGAGACCATATCGCCGCCAACACCTCCATCTCCGCCATCCGCAAATGTAGCGGAGATTGTTTGCATCTCGGATGCGGAGAGCGACGATGATCGCGATCAGGAGCGAGACTACTACGACCACGAtacggaggaggaggagccaAGCGGGATAGGTATCGGCGATTCTCCCATCAAATCCAAGACCAAGTCCAACAACGCAGCTgcagcggcggcggctgcagcagcggcagcagcagcatcggTGGCCACGTCGTCGGCCACTCCCTCCTACGCCATGCCCACCAGCAATAGTACGCCCCTGGACCTGGACAATGAGGCGCATCAGCGAGACCTGGAGACGGTCACCGATCTGAGATCCTATG TCAAACTGTACAGTGATGAGGCCGTCAGTCTGAATGATTTCAAAATTATACGTGTTCTTGGAACAGGTG CTTATGGACGTGTTTTCCTCGTTCGTAAGCTGACAAGACACGATGCCGGAAAATTGTATGCAATGAAGGTTCTCAATAAGATAACGGTAGTCCAAAAGCGTAAAACCGCCGAGCACACTAAAACTGAGCGCGTG GTACTGGAGGCCGTTCAGCGTAGTCCCTTCCTCGTGAGCCTCCACTACGCGTTTCAATCATCCTCAAAGCTTTATCTGGTGCTAG ACTTTGCCAATGGCGGAGAGCTCTTTACGCATCTCTACCATGCGGAGCACTTTGAGGAGTCCCGTGTGCGGGTGTACATAGCCGAGGTGGTGCTGGCTCTTGAGCAACTGCATCAGCTGGGTATCATTTATCGTGATATCAAGTTGGAGAACATTCTGCTCGATGGCGAGGGACACATTGTACTCTCTGACTTTGGACTGTCGAAGATTCTCACTGCTGAGAATGAGTATCGGGCGCACAGCTTTTGCGGTACCCTGGAGTACATGGCGCCGGAGATCATCCGGACGGGGCCGCCGGGACACGACAGTGCCGTGGACTGGTGGTCGGTGGGAGTCCTCACCTTTGAACTGCTCACCGGCGCATCGCCATTCGCCACGTCCGACGGACAGAGCCAGCAGTCGGAGATCTCGCGAAGGATCCAGAAGGAGCAGCCACTGATTCCCTCATCGTTCAGCGCCAACGCCCGAGACTTTGTGTTGAAGATGCTGGAGAAGAACCCGAAGCGACGGCTGGGAGGTAATCATCGCGATGCCAGCGAAATCAAGGAGCACCCCTTCTTTCACGGCATCAACTGGCAGGAGTTGCGCAACAAGCGCCGCAAGGCCCCCTACAAGCCCACCCTCACCGCCGAGGACGATGTGCAGAACTTCAGCGCCGAGTTCACCGACCAGGTGCCCGAGGATCCCGAGTGCGATTCCCCGCCCAGCCGGATCCGACTCTTCCGCGGCTACACGTATGTGGCGCCGGAGCATTTGGAGCAGATGCGACGGGATAATCATTGTCAGATCCAGTACTGTAATTCAGGTCTTCAG AATATACCCTCGCGACCGGATGACCTCGACTTGGGCACCCTCAAGGAGAGTGGGGCCTATGGTGTTTGCCACTTTGTGGTGGACAGCTCCTCGGAAATGGTGTTTATGGCCAAGGTGATACCGCTGTCCAAGTTCCGCCTTTCCGAGGTGGACGCCCTGATCTCGTGCGCCCTGGATACGAACAGCCACAAGAACATCGTCAGCTACCATGGAACTTTCAGGGACAAGTGCGAGACGTGGATAATCACGGAGGTCCTGTGCGGCAAAGAGCTGACCGAATGCATCGGCATGGATGAGGAATCGTGTCGAGAGATCTTCCTGCAGCTGGTTATGGCCGTTCGGCACATACACTCCAAGCACTTTATACACGGTGACCTGAAACCCGAGAACGTAATGTTCGTGAGCCGGGAGGATAAGGCCATCAAACTGGTGGACTTTGGCAATGCCTG TTACAATAGTAATTTCCAGAGCTGGAAAGATAAGCCGCGGTACACGCTGGACTATGCTCCGCCGGAAATGCTTGCGGACGCGAATCTCGTCACTTATTCGCCAGCAGTGGATATCTACGGTCTTGGGGCAACGCTGTATACTTTGCTGGTGGGTCATCAGCCGTACAGGCAAAACGTGGACGATGTGGCCCACTCCGCCGCTGCTCATCACGAGCTGCGCAAGCGGATGCGGCGGGAGACTTTTAACCAGCGCTCAAAGCGCTGGCTGAATGCAGGTCCTGCGTTCCGGCATCTGGTCAGCTGGTGTCTGCAGCGAGATCCGGTCGATAGGCCCACATTGGTAGAAATTCTCAACAGCGAGTGGCTGCAGTATGGAACCAACGATCCGGACGTAGACATAATTTTGCCACCAGAGCAGCAGGTGGTTGTGGACCTCAGCGAGGACACTATGGAACATCCGACGTCAGGTATGTCAGACGAGCAGAAACATCTGGAATCCAGATTCGACAAGACGGCGGAGGACGAGGGCGTAATAGTTGTCAGCGAGTTCCTGGATGCTCCTGTGCCGTTCAGCGAACCTAGGACGAACGCAGCCATTTCAACTGCGGCAGTTGCTCCTTCCGACGACGAAGACCTGGTGGTGCATGAACGATTTGAACCGGCCTTCGAGGTCCAGACGGACTTCTACGGCTTCGACGAAGATGCGCCGCCGCTGCAACTTCCCGCGGAGTACTATGTCGAACTACCTCTGCCGCAGGATGATCATATGCACATGCCACCACCTCCAGCTCCGGCACCATTTCCAATTGAATTGGAAGCGACCAACCGACGGCCCAGAACCCGACAGCAGCGTCGCACTGAGAGCCAGCTGTTACAACCTACTCCGGCAGAGGACAGCAAGGCCTCCCTGCGCCTGTTGATGCAACAGCTCCCGCCGCCAGCAGACATAGTCGTGGCACGCATCCCCAAGAGAACTCAGCGAGTCGTTCGCACATTGCCTCCGTCGTTCGGAACCACAAGGCGAGAGGAAAATTTCCATGGATTCAGCAAGACGGCAAACACGTGGCGTAAGACGCGGGCCAGCTGGCGGCACTTCTGTCTGCTCATCAACGGTGTGCAGCAGGTGCTCAAGATACGGTTCAAGAAAACGCGGCGCGTCTACTGCTTGCCCAACATCAAGTTGGAAAAAATGGACCATGCGTACGAGAAGCCGCTAACGTTTCCACGGCCCAAGGCGCAACTGAAGCGCGCCAAGAGAGAGCCTAAGGTGCCGCGGCCACCGACGCGGGTACAGCCGGAGAGGGCGCGGGCGCTGCGGCAACAATATCTGTTCCAATGA